ATGTAGGCAGAGGCAAGAGGAGTAAAGCATCATTTGAAGCTGAAGAGATTCggtatttttatattataaaattaatatcatgaaaaataataaactatgCAAACAGTAACCCCAACATCTCGAATTTTTTCGATTCGCAAGAACTCCTAAATTATACCGGCTATACAAAGAATAGGAAATGTATAAATTAGAGAATTCTCTAGTGGTGGATGGAACGCACAAGTTTAGgtattgatttttcttggtgaGCAAAGTGTAGGATTTTTTAGTGGTGGCTTTGGTGGgtggagagttttttttttatttcatatatAAGTTTGAGTGTTTTGACAATATGAAAAAGAGTTTGAAGGATGAAAACATTAAAGCGAGGataatttactgttttttttGGTTGTGTTTTCCCGTTTTATGCTATAAATATTGAGGAGTGAAATGAGCGGCACTAGTGTGGGACCGGTGATTAGTCTCCACCAGAGGATATTAATCCTGTGGAAGATGCTTCGGGACCAGGATATTCCCTGGTCTGCCCTCAGATTCCTCAGGAATATCCCATCCCCCCACTCTTCCCAACTTTGTAACAATCATTACTGCGTGTCAATCTTTACCTCCTCTTCCGGTTACCTACCAGAAGCTCCATCTTGCACGAAACTccttttagagagagagggagagatttttCTTGGTCACTTCCATTATTCTTCCGACTATGCTTTTGGAGCTCCCCAATGGATCAACGgttgaatagaaattgattaacATGGAAAGCGAGATGTTAAATTCATTAAGCAACTGGTGGTGGCCAAAAACTATGCTTTTCCtaagttcttttccttttccctaaTCGACAGCTGCATGGTCCATGGACCACCTCAAAAGCGTCGAACAATGAGTGGCTTACATCCGAGCGCCCCACGCAAAAAGCCAGAAGTCGCTGGACGGCGGACGTCATTTATGACGGCAAAACTCGAACTCTcgtttcttcctttattttctaatattcgCCGTTGCGCATGCCTGCGTGGGGCGTACGTAGAAAGAATGTGCGACACAAATTGGCACGGGAGTCTCTTGAGTCCCTGAAAAGACCACGCAAGCACGATCCCAGCCACTCCATTCATCTTCCCCATTCCTCTCCACAAGTCTTTTCGCTCCTCTGAATCGTTCCGTGGCCGCTGTTCCGACTTATATACGTCGCCTCTCCCCCCTCTGTTCTGATGGTTTCTTTCTCGCACCGCAGCCTCCATGTCTGTCGCATTTCATCACAAGTTACTTCACGCCTCGGTGATCCGGGAACGAGTTCATGTCCCCAGGGGCCGTGTCTACTGCTTGGCGGCCACCACAACCAAGCCCCGGCCTGACCTGGCCGAGCTCGCCGTTGAACCGCGGCTGCCGACAGCTCCGGGTCCGCTGATATCGCCGGACTGCCCGGTACTCAATGACCCGTCGTTGAAATCCTCATGGGGCCACCGCGCGTGGCTCGCCTGCGGGTGCACCGCCGTGCTCGTTGCTCTGGCCAAATCCATGGTCGCGTCGTCTGAGTCTCACGTGTGGGCTGAGCCCGTCTTGGCGGGAGCGGTCGGGTACGTCTTGGCGGACCTCGGGTCGGGAGTCTACCACTGGGGCATCGACAACTACGGCGACGCCTCGACCCCGGTCTTTGGCGCCCAGATCGAAGCCTTCCAGGGGCACCACAAGTGGCCCTGGACCATCACTAGGCGCGAGGCAGCCAACAACCTCCATGCGCTGGCTCGCGCGGTGGCGTTCGTGGTGGGCCCGATCGACTTCATTTGCAACGACCCGACGATTCTCGGTTTCGTGGCCGTCTGCTCGGGCTGCATCATGTTCAGCCAGCAGTTCCACTCGTGGGCCCACAGCACGAAGAGCAAGCTCCCACCGCCGGTGGTGGCACTGCAGGATCTGGGGCTGCTCGTGTCGCGGTCGCAGCACGCGGCCCATCACCGGGCGCCGTACAACAACAACTACTGCATCGTGAGCGGGGTCTGGAACGAGTTCCTGGACGACCGGAAGGTGTTCGAGGTGCTGGAGATGGTGCTGTTCTTCAAGTTTGGGCTGAGGCCGCGGTCCTGGAGCGAGCCGAGTTCCGAGTGGACGGAGGATGTTGAGGAGGGACTCGTATCAAGTTGAAGCTTGATGTACTTCTTTCCTCATGTTGGTTTTTCACTCTCGGAACTTTTTGAGTCTCAATTACTGTAATCGTCGATTGTGCAGATAGCAATTCTATCTCGTAGGGAAAAGGTTGGTGACAATCTGCCAAATGTGCCAAATAATATacatttgattatatttttcataagtATTGTACATTGGATGCGATTAATGACACGAATTTGAATGACCATATTACCAGGAATTTCAAATGTTTGATCTTCAAGGTTGCGTGAAATGTAAAAACTGGATTAGTCCGTCTTGGGCTATAGCCAGAAACTCCAGATAAGAATTTAAAGGTAAGCAAACAGACAACAAAGTCCTAGGAGTGAGCCATAGCGAAAATGATCATCTCGTGACTTTGTAATGCATCTCAGTGTTATGAACAACTCAAATTAGGAACAGTGTTTGTACTAAGAAATTAGAACCTCAGGATCTCcaagtttttaggaaaatgctgGAGAAAGCAACGCCACCGTAGACTGAGTGGATGTGATACACATCTTTGTCAATCTTCACAGTGGGGATGCTGGAAATCACTGTTGTTTTAGCTTAGGCAACACCCGTTTATTTTAccctttaaaattttaaaccatataaggaAGATTCTACAAAATTGAAGTGACCTATATACAACCCATCTATTGGGTTTAAAACCCATTTTGACAGGTCTAAACAAGATTTATGATGTAAAAGGGGACGACTGACATCGAAAAATGGAATCGAATGGCCACAAGAAGGCCTTGCTCGAAGTGCTGATGGCATCTATCAACAGCATGGGGTCGAAAGGGAATCAAAAGGAAAACGAACGAAGACGACCTTATTCCCGAACATCTACAACATTCGCTCCCGATTCTAAATTCTCTCTGTGGAGAGTTAAAAGGAGATTATCCTTGCCGGCATCCGCTTTGGTCTCCCAAAAATTAATCCTCAATGATCATGGACGGAACAATAACTTCCTAGAGTACATCATAATGGATTTTAGCAATTTTGAGAATCCCGGAATTAAGCTTTTGGGCGAGCCGCGATGCCAAACGCGCAGATGCACGGTCGTTTAATGATGAGCAGGAGTAGTTAAAAGAAATTTGTACGGTACAATATAAATAAAACGAAGGAAAGCTAACAACAAAATCAGAGTGGCGCAGCGGAAGCGTGGTGGGCCCATAACCCACAGGTCCCAGGATCGAAACCTGGCTCTGATAAAAGCTGCACAGAGTAGCTTCCTTCCActcctcctttttcccttttggttCGCGCTTTCTTCATGATTAGGCCCAAAAGAGGCCACGAAGAGAGCGAATATATCGGCCcatgggtatttttttttttttttttttttaggtaagCAGTTATTAGCCTGTGAAAATGCTTTCCCGCCAAGCACGCCCTGCCTCTCGTCCCGCCACTCTGCCGACACTGCCCCCACAAGCACGGCTCTGCGATTGGCAATGGCGTAACTCCGATTCAATTCTCACTCCTGCGACGGTAGAAAATGTCCGTCATTGCTGGTACAAAGAACGGATATCGACGTCTATGTTCTCCTGAGGCAATCCAAGATCTCAATATCTTAGATTATGAATTGATGATGTGGAGAGCATGTCTTGCCTTTATCTTTTGACCTAAATGTTCTAAAACATAGATGTTACACGTTGTTGATTCATAAAACTTTTGTTAATCATGAATTGATGAAGTTTGTAATTTGATTGTAATTTCGTAAAAAGTTTTCGAATCTTTTTCGTAAGTTTATCCAAATAAATCGCTTACATTGAAATCAATGTAAGCAAGAAACTTACTCGAAATGAGTGATTTTTTTGGATTCAACAAGGTCTCGAGTGCATGCTTAGAACTCCAAAATAATCGAACAAAATAGGATTGGTCTTCGGTCTCAGCGTTTTTGTTGTATAGTTTCTGGTAAATTTCTTCTTAATGAGTGCGTCCAGATGCTGGAGAGCAGACAGCCCAAGGTGGCTAGACTGTAAATTGACGCATGTTCCGGCCCTCATTATGGAAATTGCCTAAAACGGCAGACACAAATTTTCCCAACCAGGAATATTGTCGTCCGTTAAAACATCAACGTTTCGGTCTTCTCCCCAAAAaccacaaaagaagaagaagaagggtttagccctctcttctctctgctGTCTTCTGTCATCTCTGCTCCAGCTCCATGGCCGCACTCGGCGCCCCTGCTCCAGCCGCAGACCCACTTGCCCTACTAGCCCCTTGACCGAAAAGCCCCTCTCGAAGAAGACCCCCcccgccgcccgcccgcccgcctgCCCAGCTCCGTCCTATCGACAGCctctttttgtaaattttttcccaaagaCCGCCAAGACGGCTCCTTGCGCTGGGAAGCTCGGCAGAGTCGCGGAGGCGATGGCCATGGGGTTCTCCACCGCGCAGAACGCTCCCCTGGGGCCCTACTgcccctcctctctcttcctgcTGCGGTCCCGCCCCCGGTTCTTCCTCCGGGGGTCGCCCGCCGCTCGGTCGCTCTGCGTCAGAGCCGAGACGGTTCCAAGGTCTCTGCTTTCCTTTCGATGTGTCCTCTGTTGTGGGAAGTTCCGTTTGGGTGTTTGTTTTCGCTGTAGTTGTAGCCGATTGGACTGCTGAAAGGCCGGTATATCGTGTCTCTGTGCGTAAAGTCCGCGCCTTTTTGTATATGCGTGTTTGGCACTGGCGCTTAGGTGTTTGCTGGGTTGTCATCTCGTAGTTGCGGTTGTTGTTCTTTCGCGGGTTGCAGCTTTGGCAGAGATTGTTGCTAGTTCACCCGTGTGTGTATGAGTGTGTGTTTGTGCGCGTTGTAGTTATGTGGCGATGTTTTGCCTGGAAATTTTAGGATAATAGGACAATGCGGTTCTTGGTGTGTTGTTGGATTTGAGGTTCTTGGGGTGAAGTAGACGTATGTGGGAGGAAATTGCATATCTGCATTCTCTTTTTCATGCCCACACTACAAGTTGGCCAGTGCAATCATGAGTGAAATGCTAGAGTATTCAAAGTATTTTAGGCAGGCAGGAGAACTTTCTGAGGACATGCTTTGGAGCAGTCATCCGGGTGGATTGGCAATTAAGTTGGTTCCTTCTGATAGCTATAAATAACCTAGTTGTTTTGCTAgtcaagccaaaaaagaaaataagaaaattttgaaggGACCGTaataagagaaggaaaatcTGGATGACAGAAGGTAGAGATTTTTCTGGTCAAGAAAACAACACATGCATATCAGCAACATAGATCATAAATACGTAAAATATTGCTGGCATTTGTACAATTTGGCAGTACAGGCAGTTATGCATTAATATATTTGCGTTGGTGAATAGGGGCTCTGTAATCTAAGTTGCCTGCAAGTCAATGTGCTCAAGCCACCCAATTGACAAACCATTTGGtcttaacttttttcttttctgtccaTACTTCTTGTTCAGAGATTGATGTTGTTATTCTTGGTAGGGGGGAGTTTTGCCAGATACAAAATGCTGGAGACACTACTTCTAGAAGCAGCTTACTTGATGGCTCTGTAACTGGTGAAAGCAAACGCTACAAATATAATTCTAGTTCTTCAGCTAGGATGGTAACTAATCCAATGAGTCAATCTATTGATTATAAGAATGCAAGTTCTTTGAATAGTGGGTGGAAGGTAGCTACTGAAAGTCTACGTAATTCAAAGCATGGTTATGGATATAAGGGACATATGTGTCATGACAACTCACATGGGGGGCCAGAAACCATACGAATGCCACTTGATGGGGATGGTAGCAACTACAATTTCCTCGATTGCCATTGCTATGAAGATAGTAAAAGTAGGGCCACAATGAATGCTCATAACATTCTTAATGCACGTGCTGCAACTGCTGTCCCATTTTCTGAAGTTATCACTGAGGGAGTGGATACCCATGAGGAGGCGCAGGATCTCGTGCTGCCTGAGTCATTCAGTCGTGATCTGCAATTCGATATCCCTCAAACCATTCCTTCAGGAACTTTGAAGACTTCCCATCAATTTTCCCCATTACCTAAGTTAAGGGAAAATTTTGGCGAGAAGAATCTTGAGGTTTCTGAAATAAATGGAGAGAAATGCCTCGATGCAGCTACAGTGGATGCAACATATTCCAAAATAAAGGAAGTTAAATCTGTTGATACAACTGATGTGAATGAAGAGAGAAAGGTGAAGCTCAGAAGCATATATGGGAAAGTTCTGATTGTTAATAACAAGTCTATTGCGAAAGAAGTTGTGCGGAAGCTAACAAATCAGTACAAGCATCTAGTACATGCTTGTGACACAGAGGTTGGTGTATTTATTCATGTTTATGTCTGCTTTTGTTATTGTTCCCCATGCCTCCTACTTAGCTCAGCATGGGGaatctcttgttctttttcccgTTTATGAACCATAGCACTTATTAGTTGCAAGTGAATCTGTGCATGCTGAACTGCTTTGTAAGTTTTGTTCATCGGAATCATTTGTAAGATTTCTTTGATGTTTATGCAGGTAGCTGAGATTGATGTCAAGCAGGCAACACCAGTTGATCATGGAGAGATAACATGCTTCAGTATATACTCTGGACCTCAGGCAGATTTTGGCAATGGCAAATCCTGTATCTGGGTTGATGTTCTTGATGGTGGGAAGGAACTTTTGCTTGAGTTTGAAGCGTTTTTCAAAGACCCAGACATTAAAAAGGTAAGCCAATATGTGCAAAATATACTTGGACATATACGCgatttattctctctctctctcttctccctacTTATCTTGCACCGTAATTATTTTGAGCAGATGActattacaatttatttaaaactctCCTTTATGTATAATTCATCAGTTCCATTTGTTTTATCATTGGCATTTTGGGTGTATTATTTCTGAAATGATTGTCTAAGAATTCCTTCTGCAGGTATGGCACAACTACAGCTTTGATAGCCATATTATTGAGAATTATGGAATTAAGGTTTCTGGATTTCATGCTGATACAATGCATATGGCGCGCCTTTGGAATTCATCAAGGAGGACAGAGGGTGGGTATTCTCTTGAAGCACTAACAGGCGACCAAAGGGTCATATCTGATGCAGAGCTGGGTAATGAGAAAGACTTAATCGGCAAAGTATCAATGAAAACCATATTTGGCAGGAACAAGGTGAAGAAAGATGGATCTGAAGGTAAAATGACCACCATACCCCCTGTAGAAGAATTACAGAGGGAAGAGCGGGAACTGTGGATATGCTACTCTGCACTGGATGCAATGAGTACGCTTAGACTTTTTGAGAGCTTAAgaagaaaattacaaagaatGTCATGGAGATTTGATGGTAAACCATGTCCTCAGAAATCAATGCTTGACTTCTACAATGAATATTGGCGACCATTTGGTGAGATTTTGGTCAAAATGGAGGCTGAGGGAATGTTGGTTGATCGAACATATCTAGCTGAGATAGAAAAGGTAGCCAAATCAGAGCAAGAAGTTGCTGCTGATAGGTTTCGCAGATGGGCATCCAAGTATTGTGAAGACGCCAAGTATATGAATGTAGGAAGTGATGCTCAACTGAGGCAACTACTCTTTGGGGGAACTGTTAACAGGTGAGACTTTTGCTTGTTCTCTTGTGAGAGCAATTAACTTCTGCTGGAAAGTTCAGTGTTTAGTCTCTTGTAGATACTGAGTTCTTGATAAGATGTTATTTTGTCCCTAAGTCTGTCTTTTAATAGGTTTGTCCATTCTTGTTGGCAGTGATTGGAGTAGCCACAGAGCAAGGGGGTTGCCCCTGCCCCACCAAgcttttttatgtaatttaaaCTATGTGTCAATTCATCCCGTAGTGATTTTAAAGCTAATAAACATTTTAGACATTGCCCCTGCTAAGTTTCCACCCTAGCTCCACCTTTGGATATGAGGCCCATCATTGAGGTATAAATTGTGAACTGATCTTATGCGGGTGGCCATAGTTGAGTTTCCTTAATTGCCATAGTAAATGTGTTCTTTTGACAAAACTTTTGGTGTGTGAGATGAACAATGACATTCAACAAAAGAAGTGCAAATTTTCATTACTTACCAAGTCTACTGAATGTCTACTTGACAGTATTGCACATTGTCTGATAAGAATGCTAAATCTAGACATCTTTAGATAACttt
The window above is part of the Eucalyptus grandis isolate ANBG69807.140 chromosome 6, ASM1654582v1, whole genome shotgun sequence genome. Proteins encoded here:
- the LOC104448334 gene encoding fatty acid desaturase 4, chloroplastic, translating into MSVAFHHKLLHASVIRERVHVPRGRVYCLAATTTKPRPDLAELAVEPRLPTAPGPLISPDCPVLNDPSLKSSWGHRAWLACGCTAVLVALAKSMVASSESHVWAEPVLAGAVGYVLADLGSGVYHWGIDNYGDASTPVFGAQIEAFQGHHKWPWTITRREAANNLHALARAVAFVVGPIDFICNDPTILGFVAVCSGCIMFSQQFHSWAHSTKSKLPPPVVALQDLGLLVSRSQHAAHHRAPYNNNYCIVSGVWNEFLDDRKVFEVLEMVLFFKFGLRPRSWSEPSSEWTEDVEEGLVSS
- the LOC104448335 gene encoding DNA polymerase I A, chloroplastic/mitochondrial — encoded protein: MAMGFSTAQNAPLGPYCPSSLFLLRSRPRFFLRGSPAARSLCVRAETVPRGEFCQIQNAGDTTSRSSLLDGSVTGESKRYKYNSSSSARMVTNPMSQSIDYKNASSLNSGWKVATESLRNSKHGYGYKGHMCHDNSHGGPETIRMPLDGDGSNYNFLDCHCYEDSKSRATMNAHNILNARAATAVPFSEVITEGVDTHEEAQDLVLPESFSRDLQFDIPQTIPSGTLKTSHQFSPLPKLRENFGEKNLEVSEINGEKCLDAATVDATYSKIKEVKSVDTTDVNEERKVKLRSIYGKVLIVNNKSIAKEVVRKLTNQYKHLVHACDTEVAEIDVKQATPVDHGEITCFSIYSGPQADFGNGKSCIWVDVLDGGKELLLEFEAFFKDPDIKKVWHNYSFDSHIIENYGIKVSGFHADTMHMARLWNSSRRTEGGYSLEALTGDQRVISDAELGNEKDLIGKVSMKTIFGRNKVKKDGSEGKMTTIPPVEELQREERELWICYSALDAMSTLRLFESLRRKLQRMSWRFDGKPCPQKSMLDFYNEYWRPFGEILVKMEAEGMLVDRTYLAEIEKVAKSEQEVAADRFRRWASKYCEDAKYMNVGSDAQLRQLLFGGTVNRKNPNQFLDVEKVFKVPNVDGFIEEGKKTPLKYRNITLHSIGVQLPAEIYTPSGWPSVSGVALKNLSGKVSADDDFTDDISNLESGDDVEDISESETSEAARVQVSTASRNIDTSAYGTAFSAFHNEDEGREACHAIAALCEMCSIDSLISNFILPLQGSNVSGKDGRVHCSLNINTETGRLSARRPNLQNQPALEKDRYKIRQAFVAKPGHSLIVADYGQLELRILAHLADCKSMLDAFRAGGDFHSRTALNMYQHIREAVEKKEVLLEWHPQPGEDKPPVPLLKDAFGSERRKAKMLNFSIAYGKTPVGLARDWKVSVEEAKETVDLWYKERREVLHWQEKRKEEARKTGRVHTLLGRARQFPSLAHASRAHKNHVERAAINTPVQGSAADVAMCAMLRITNNKQLEDLGWTLLLQVHDEVILEGPTESAEVAKAIVVECMSKPFFEGVNILKVDLAVDAKCAKNWYAAK